A segment of the Epinephelus fuscoguttatus linkage group LG23, E.fuscoguttatus.final_Chr_v1 genome:
tagtggcaggtgcagcagttgttgcagcggcagttgttgttgctgcagttgtagttgcagcaCTTGTTGCAGCATTCGTGGCAGGTGCAGTAGTTGTTGTATCGAcagttgtaggtgcagcagtggtTGGAGGTGCAGCAGTggtaggtgcagcagttgtagttgcagcagttgtagttgcagcagttgttgctGCAGTAGTGGCGGAgtgcagctgttgttgttgcagcagtagttgcaggtgcagcagttgttgtcGTGGCAGTTGTAGGTGTtgcagttgtagttgcagcagttgtagcagcagtagtggcaggtgcagcagttgttgcagcagtagttGTAGGTGCAGTAGTTGTTGGTGCAGCTGTTGTAtttgcagcagttgttgcagcagtagttGTAGGTGCAGTAGTTGTcggtgcagcagttgttgcagcGGTAGTTGTCGGTGCAGCtgttgtaggtgcagcagttgttgcagcGGTAGTTGTAGGTGCAGTAGTTGTTGGTGCAGCtgttgtaggtgcagcagttgttgcagtGGTAGTTGTAGGTGCAGTAGTTGTTGGTGCAGCAGTTGtttgtaggtgcagcagttgttgcagcGGTAGTTGTAGGTGCAGTAGTTGTAGGTGCAGTAGTTGTCGGTGCAGCTGTTGTATTCACAGCAGTTGTTGCAGCGGTAGTTGTAGGTGCAGTAGTTGTTGGTGCAGCTGTggtaggtgcagcagttgttgcagcGGTAGTGGAAGGTGCAGTAGTTGTAGGTGCAGTAGTTGTCGGTGCAGCAGTTGTAtttgcagcagttgttgcagcagtagttGTAGGTGCAGTAGTTGTAGGTGCAGTAGTTGTCGGTGCAGCAGTGGTGGCAGGTGCAGCGGTTGTAGTGGCAGCAAttgtagttgcagcagttgttgctGCAGTAGTGGCAGGTGCCGCAGTGGTAGGGGCtgcagttgtagttgcagcagttgttgcagcagtagtggCAGGTGCAGCAGTTGGTGTAGCGAcagttgtaggtgcagcagtggtaggtgctgcagttgtagttgcagcagttgttgcagcagcagtggtggtgggtgtagcagttgtagttgcagcagttgtagcTGCAGCAGTTGTTGCTTTAGCAGTggtaggtgcagcagttgtagttgcagcagttgttgcagcagtagtggCAGGTGCAGCAGTGGTAGGTGATGTagttgtagttgcagcagttgttgcagcagtagtggcaggtgcagcagtggtaggtgctgcagttgtagttgcagcagttgttgcagcagtagtggTGGGTGCAGCAGTggtaggtgcagcagttgtagttgcagcagttgttgctGTAGTAGTGGCAGGTGCAGCAGTggtaggtgcagcagttgttaCAACAGTAGTGGCAGGTGCAGCAGTAGTGACAGGTGCAGCAGTggtaggtgctgcagttgtagttgcagcagttgtaATTGCAGTAGTGGCAGGTGCAGCAGTggtaggtgctgcagttgtagttgcagcagttgtaattgcagcagtagtggcaggtgcagcagttgttgtaGCGACAGTTGTAGGTGCAACAATGGTAGTTGCAGCAATTGTGGGCGCTACAGTTGTAGTTGCGGcggttgttgcagcagtagtcACAGGAACAGCAGTggtaggtgcagcagttgtagttgcagcagttgttgccgcagtagtggcaggtgcagtagtggcaggtgcagcagttgttgcagcGGCAGttgtaggtgctgcagttgttgtggCAACACTTGTTGGAGCAGTCATCGCAGGTGTAGCAGTTGTTGCAGCGGCAGTTAtagttgcagcagttgttgcagcagttgttgctGCAGTAGTGGcaggtgctgcagttgtagttgcagcaCTTGTTGCAGCAGTCGTGGCAGGTGCAGTAGTTGTTGTATCGAcagttgtaggtgcagcagtggtTGGAGGTGCAGCAGTGGTAGGTGCAGCGgttgtagttgcagcagttgtagttgcagcagttgttgctgcagtagtggcaggtgcagcagttgtaaTTGCAGCAGTAGTGGCAGGTGCAACAGTTGTTGTAGCGGCAGttgtaggtgctgcagttgcAGTTGCAGTACTTGTTGCAACAGTAGTggcaggtgcagcagttgttgcagcggcagttgtagttgcagcagttgttgcagcagtagttggaggtgcagcagttgtagttgcagcagttgttgctGCAGTAGTagcaggtgcagcagttgttgcagcagtagtggcaggtgctgcagttgtagatgcagcagttgttggtgctgtagttgtagttgcagcagttg
Coding sequences within it:
- the LOC125884336 gene encoding mucin-5AC-like, giving the protein MQLQLQHLPLLHLPLLQTTAATTTAATTTAAPTTAAPPTTAAPTTVDTTTTAPATTAATSAATTTAATTTAAATTAAPATTAASTAATTTAAPTTAATTTAAPTTAPTTAASTTAAPATTAATTAAPTTATTATTAAPATTAASTAATTTAAPTTAATTTAAPATTAATTAAPTTATTATTAATTTAAPTTAAPPTTAAPTTVDTTITAPATTAATSAATTTAATTTAATTTTAPATTAATSAATTTAAPTTAAATTVAPATTAATPTTAATTTVAPATTAAITTAAPATTAATTAATTTAATTTAAPTTAAPPTTAAPTTVDTTTTAPATTAATSAATTTAAPATTAATTAATTAATITAAATTATPAMTAPTSVATTTAAPTTAAATTAAPATTAPATTAATTAATTTAAPTTAVPVTTAATTAATTTVAPTIAATTIVAPTTVATTTAAPATTAAITTAATTTAAPTTAAPATTAITTAATTTAAPTTAAPVTTAAPATTVVTTAAPTTAAPATTTATTAATTTAAPTTAAPTTTA
- the LOC125884335 gene encoding keratin-associated protein 5-4-like; the protein is CCSCSSCCSSSGRCSSCCSGSCRCCSCSCSTCCSSSGRCSSCCSGSCKCCSCSCSTCCSSRGRCSSCCIDSCRCSSGWRCSSGRCSSCSCSSCSCSSCCCSSGRCSSCTCSSSGRCNSCCSGSCRCCSCSCSTCCSSSGRCSSCCSGSCSCSSCCSSSWRCSSCWCSCCICSSCCSSSCRCSSCRCSSCCSGSCRCSCCRCSSCCSGSCRCSSCWCSCCRCSSCCSGSCRCSSCRCSSCRCSCCIHSSCCSGSCRCSSCWCSCGRCSSCCSGSGRCSSCRCSSCRCSSCICSSCCSSSCRCSSCRCSSCRCSSGGSSSGRCSSGR